In Gopherus flavomarginatus isolate rGopFla2 chromosome 1, rGopFla2.mat.asm, whole genome shotgun sequence, a single genomic region encodes these proteins:
- the LOC127056561 gene encoding olfactory receptor 51G2-like, with protein MMSAVNDTKFNSAVFLLTGIPGQEDVHLWFSILFCLMYVISIIGNSVILFLIKTDPTLHEPMYIFLSMLAVTDLGLLIATMPTILGIYLFNSREISVNACFTQLFFIQSLQCIESSILLLMAFDRFIAICNPLRYASILTLPRITKMGLVCVLRGITVIFPLPLLMKRFQYCGDNVLSHSYCAHQEIMKLACSDNKFNNIYGLYLSFLIMGLDSRLIFLSYVMILKTVLSVVSQTKCLRDLNTCVSHLCVILVFCTSEIVLSVIHRFRNSSTRLLQILLGYVYLLVPPLMNPVVYSMKSKHLRSRIIRLLVK; from the coding sequence ATGATGTCAGCTGTCAATGACACCAAATTCAACTCTGCAGTGTTCCTTCTCACTGGGATACCAGGGCAGGAAGACGTCCATCTCTGGTTTTCTATCCTCTTCTGTTTAATGTATGTTATTTCGATAataggaaattcagtcattctgttccttataaaaacagatccaaccctccatgagcccatgtacattttcctttccatgttggctGTCACAGACCTTGGCTTATTGATAGCCACCATGCCGACGATATTGGGCATATACTTGTTTAACTCTAGGGAAATCAGCGTTAATGCCTGTTTTACCCAGTTGTTCTTTATTCAGTCACTTCAGTGCATTGAATCTTCCATACTCTTGTTGATGGCCTTTGACCGCTTCATTGCCATCTGTAACCCACTGAGATATGCTTCCATCTTAACCCTGCCGAGAATAACCAagatgggactggtgtgtgtgctaAGAGGAATAACCGTAATATTCCCACTCCCCCTTCTCATGAAACGGTTCCAATACTGTGGAGACAATGTCCTCTCCCATTCCTACTGTGCGCACCAGGAAATCATGAAGTTGGCTTGTTCAGACAACAAATTCAACAACATCTATGGCTTGTATCTTTCATTCTTAATTATGGGGTTGGATTCACGGCTCATCTTCCTCTCGTATGTGATGATCCTCAAAACAGTGCTGAGCGTTGTGTCGCAGACAAAGTGTCTTCGGGATCTGAACACCTGTGTCTCCCACCTTTGTGTTATCCTGGTTTTCTGCACTTCAGAGATTGTTTTGTCTGTGATACACAGATTCAGGAACAGCTCTACTCGCCTGCTTCAGATTCTTCTGGGCTATGTCTACCTTCTGGTCCCGCCCCTTATGAACCCAGTCGTATACAGCATGAAAAGCAAACACCTTCGATCGAGGATAATCAGATTGCTTGTCAAGTGA